One genomic segment of Populus trichocarpa isolate Nisqually-1 unplaced genomic scaffold, P.trichocarpa_v4.1 scaffold_45, whole genome shotgun sequence includes these proteins:
- the LOC112325428 gene encoding uncharacterized protein LOC112325428, translating to MGQKLGSNKGHENLLQNLSSMNINTLEEDQVKNIAEKIESGRRDEELPQLTIHTLEEVTVRNFVRKLAEGEMFQNWETQESPLPNFKEYIVAVEDEEWEEKNIWEFTKLIEQHEQAWRPAKEELETINVGNEEIKRELKIWTLITTEEKEELIALLRDYIDVFAWSYEDMPGLDTDIVVHRIPLMEGCKPIKQKLRRTHLEILIKIKAEIEKQWNAGFLEVVKYPQWVSNIVVVPKKEGKIRFCVDFRDLNRASPKDNFPLPHIDILVDNAARSSTYSFMDGFSGYNQIKITQEDKEKTTIVTPWGTFCYKVMPFGLKNVEATYQRAMKLFERLRKYKLRLNLAKCSFGVKSGKLLGFVVSDKGIEVDLGKVKAIQSMPPPKIEKDVRGFLGRLNYIARFISQLTMTCDPIFCLLRKKNPGIWNEECDEAFEKIKQYLLNPPLLVPPVPERPLILYLTVTETAMGCVLGQHNETERKEMAIYYLSKKFTEYESSRIARWQVLLAEYDIVYMTRKAMKGSVIADHLADHAMEDYESLNFDFPDEEVLAIEEEKSDWWVMYFDGAVNVCGNGAGAVIISPDKKRYPVSIKLQFGCTNNTAEYEACILGLEAALEMNIKKIDVYGDSMLIICQVKGEWQTKEEKLRPYQEYLSKLARKFEEIEFTHPGREGNQFVDALAILASMAKIDFGHKVQPVHINIRNNPAHCCSVEREVDGNPWYYDIKNFIQNQAYPMEASKIDKKTLRRLAMDFYLDGEILYKKSFDGTLMRCLDEFEAKSTLWEVYEGICSTHASGHVMARKIQRAGDKIKAPPAPLFNLTSPWPFAMWGIDVIGPVNPKASNGHRFILVAIDYFTKWVEAGSFAHMTQKVVKKFIERDLICRYGPPEKIITDNAYNFNGKMIIELRAKWKIKHSNSSHIDQR from the exons atgggtcaaaaattgggtagcaataAGGGACATGAAAACCTCCTTCAGAATCTTTCTTCAATGAACATAAACACTTTGGAGGAAGATCAAGTCAAGAACATTGCTGAGAAAATTGAATCTGGAAGAAGGGATGAAGAGCTGCCACAATTAACCATCCACACTTTGGAAGAAGTCACCGTCAGGAATTTTGTTCGAAAGCTAGCCGAAGGAGAGATGTTCCAGAATTGGGAGACCCAAGAATCTCcattg CCAAACTTTAAAGAATACATAGTAGCTGTAGAAGATGAGGAATGGGAGGAGAAAAACATATGGgaattcacaaaattaatagAACAACACGAACAAGCTTGGAGGCCCGCTAAAGAGGAACTTGAAACCATAAATGTAGGTAATGAAGAAATCAAGCGAGAGCTGAAAATATGGACTTTGATCACCACTGAAGAGAAGGAAGAGTTGATTGCACTGCTTCGAGATTACATAGATGTCTTTGCCTGGTCCTACGAGGATATGCCTGGTTTGGATACGGACATCGTAGTACATAGGATACCACTGATGGAAGGGTGCAAGCCGATTAAGCAGAAGTTAAGGAGAACTCATCTGGAGATCTTAATCAAAATAAAGgcagaaattgaaaaacaatggaACGCTGGTTTTTTGGAAGTAGTCAAGTATCCACAATGGGTGTCAAACATAGTAGTGGTACCCAAAAAGGAAGGTAAAATCAGATTTTGTGTGGACTTTAGGGACTTAAACCGGGCTAGCCCTAAAGATAATTTTCCTTTGCCACACATAGATATTTTAGTTGATAATGCAGCGCGCAGCTCCACATATTCCTTCATGGATGGGTTTTCAGGTTACAATCAGATAAAAATAACGCAAGAGGATAAGGAGAAGACAACCATTGTAACACCATGGGGAACCTTTTGCTACAAAGTCATGCCATTTGGTTTAAAGAATGTTGAGGCTACCTACCAAAGGGCTATG aaattgttTGAAAGGCTAAGGAAATATAAGTTGAGGCTTAACCTAGCAAAGTGTTCATTCGGGGTGAAATCCGGTAAGTTATTGGGATTTGTGGTGAGTGACAAAGGGATAGAAGTGGATCTCGGCAAAGTAAAGGCTATTCAATCTATGCCACCTCCCAAGATTGAGAAGGATGTGAGAGGTTTCTTAGGAaggttgaattacattgctcgGTTTATATCCCAATTAACCATGACTTGCGACCCGATCTTTTGTTTATTAAGGAAGAAGAACCCTGgaatatggaatgaagagtgtGATGAGGCTTTtgagaaaatcaagcagtacTTGCTAAATCCACCTCTACTTGTTCCTCCTGTACCAGAAAGGCCATTGATATTGTACCTAACAGTAACCGAAACAGCAATGGGATGTGTGCTTGGGCAACACAATGAAACCGAAAGGAAGGAAATGGCCATTTATTACCTAAGCAAGAAGTTCACGGAATATGAGTCTAG CCGAATTGCAAGATGGCAAGTTCTATTGGCTGAGTATgacatagtatatatgacaaggaaagccaTGAAAGGGAGTGTTATTGCCGATCACCTGGCTGACCATGCTATGGAAGATTATGAGTCTTTAAACTTTGACTTTCCTGATGAAGAAGTGCTTGCAATTGAGGAAGAGAAATCAGATTGGTGGGttatgtactttgatggtgCTGTAAATGTATGTGGTAACGGAGCAGGTGCAGTGATAATCTCCCCTGATAAGAAGCGGTATCCGGTTTCAATTAAGCTGCAGTTCGGGTGCACCAACAACACggctgagtatgaagcttgcattctTGGTTTAGAGGCTGCATTAGAGATGAACATCAAAAAGATAGATGTGTATGGAGACTCAATGCTGATCATTTGCCAAGTAAAAGGAGAATGGCAAACCAAGGAAGAGAAGTTAAGGCCTTACCAAGAATACTTGTCTAAGCTGGCTAGAAAATTTGAGGAAATAGAGTTCACCCATCCGGGAAGGGAAGGAAACCAGTTTGTAGATGCTTTGGCCATATTAGCATCTATGGCCAAGATAGACTTTGGGCACAAGGTACAGCCGGTACACATCAATATCAGAAATAACCCAGCTCATTGCTGCTCAGTCGAAAGAGAAGTGgatggaaacccttggtactatgatatcaagaatttcatccaaaaccagGCATATCCCATGGAGGCATCCAAAATCGACAAGAAGACCTTAAGGAGGTTGGCAATGGATTTTTATCTTGATGGGGAGattttgtataagaaatcatTTGACGGGACTTTGATGAGATGTTTGGATGAATTTGAGGCAAAAAGCACGTTATGGGAAGTCTATGaagggatttgctcaacccatgctagTGGACATGTGATGGCTAGGAAGATACAAAGAGCCGG TGACAAAATCAAGGCCCCTCCAGCTCCTCTATTTAACTTGACATCTCCATGGCCCTTCGCGATGTGGGGAATTGATGTGATTGGACCAGTAAACCCAAAAGCCAGCAATGGTCATAGGTTTATTCTTGTGGCTATTGACTACTTTACAAAATGGGTAGAAGCTGGGTCATTTGCTCATATGACGCAAAAAgtggtgaagaaatttattgagagagatttgatttgtcgatatggtccaCCAGAAAAGATTATAACTGATAATGCCTATAATTTCAATGgcaagatgataatagaactccgtgctaaatggaaaatcaagcattccaacTCTTCGCATATAGACCAAAGATGA